In Tubulanus polymorphus chromosome 2, tnTubPoly1.2, whole genome shotgun sequence, a single window of DNA contains:
- the LOC141898959 gene encoding uncharacterized protein LOC141898959: MLPTDRNIVLKFFFFTFPYLVASFRNYEKCYIKSRTAKSKVKFLQECYAEKVVPRSLSWIWKYDSSSAFPPEANKQLKFAIDRAKEDCNYQFYKFRQSQNYLKSHVPDLFLWKSLSTIVQGSGKYHQHRKSVDLINQLNKLIDSSPWTRFSNTENIVNLSSTTLSSTQCQLLGYGLNFSLPHQDKHVLDFVTQLEYRKSSPNSLDYNFIFMNLQAICDQLNRNLFEYLPRRFRLALQELRKLKTIKISKADKGGKIVILDLDNYNVKMQSLLDNPGVYKKLKSNPLPRMQANFNRSLSDIIKRFPSAKETLNKFHSRLPSLPYIYGLPKIHKDNVPLRPIVSNCNSPTYRLSKFLAKQLSPVLDIRYRYGKSS; encoded by the exons ATGCTACCCACGGATCGAAATATCGTATTAAAATTCTTCTTCTTCACGTTCCCGTACCTCGTCGCTAGCTTCCGAAATTATGAGAAATGCTATATCAAATCCAGGACTGCTAAAAGTAAAGTCAAGTTCCTTCAGGAGTGTTATGCCGAAAAAGTGGTTCCGCGATCACTTTCTTGGATTTGGAAATACGACTCCAGCTCTGCGTTTCCACCCGAAGCTAACAAGCAACTCAAATTCGCTATAGATCGTGCTAAGGAAGACTGTAACTATCAGTTCTACAAATTCCGTCAAtctcaaaattatttgaagtCACACGTACCGGACCTATTCCTCTGGAAATCGCTCTCCACTATTGTTCAAGGCtctggaaaatatcatcagcacAGAAAGTCCGTGGATCTTATCAACCAACTGAATAAACTCATTGATTCCAGCCCTTGGACTAGATTTAGCAACACCGAAAACATAGTAAATTTGTCTTCAACCACGTTATCTTCTACTCAGTGTCAACTTCTCGGCTacggtttgaatttttctcttcCTCATCAAGATAAACATGTTTTAGACTTTGTCACCCAATTGGAATATCGCAAATCATCTCCGAACAGTTTGGACTATAactttatattcatgaatctACAGGCTATATGCGATCAACTCAACAGGAACCTTTTTGAATATCTACCTCGTCGATTTCGGCTCGCCCTCCAAGAACTACGGAAGTTAAAGactattaaaatatctaaggcTGATAAAGGTGGCAAGATTGTGATTTTAGATCtggataattataatgttaaaaTGCAATCTCTCTTGGATAATCCTGGTGTTTATAAGAAACTTAAATCGAATCCTCTTCCTCGTATGCAAGCTAATTTCAACAGAAGTCTTTCGGATATTATTAAACGTTTCCCCTCCGCTAAAGAAACTCTGAATAAGTTCCATTCACGTCTTCCCTCTTTACCATATATCTATGgattgcctaaaattcataaagataatGTTCCACTGCGCCCTATAGTCTCCAATTGTAATTCTCCTACATACCGGTTATCTAAATTTCTCGCGAAACAATTATCTCCGGTGCTCG ACATTCGGTATCGCTATGGGAAATCCTCTTAG